Genomic segment of Cryomorphaceae bacterium:
TGGTGGAAAACGATGCTGTGGCGGGCACACGCAAAATTCTGATGCTGGGGCTTGACGGCACCTACAGCCAGATTCTCTTTGAGGGAATCCCGCTCATTCGCGGATTGCAATCAACCTATGGGCTCACGTACATTCCCGGCACCTGGATTGAGTCCATTCAGGTTTCCAAAGGTGCCGGCTCCGTGGTAAACGGCTTCGAGTCCATGACCGGCCAGATCAACCTGGAATACTGGAAGCCGGAAAATCACGACCAGGGCCGCGCTTTCTTCAATGCTTACGCCAACCACATGGGGCGTCTTGAGGGGAATGGTTATTTGCGGCAGAAAATCAATGATAAATGGAGCACGATGCTGCTTGCACACGGCCGCACCAGCTTAATGCGTATCAACAACAACGACAACGGTTTCATGGATATGCCCATGGACAATGAGATACAAGTCTTGAACCGCTGGAAATACCAATCCACCAGAAGAGAAAGCGTGTTTGGTGTGCGTTTTTTAACCGACGACAAATTTGGGGGGCAAGTACAGTTCGACCCCAGAACCAACAGGCTTGATCAACCGTGGTACGGCATGCAGGTGAGAACAAGGCTTATCAGCGGTTTTGGGAAGTCGGGGTTTTTGTTTCCTGAAACCCCCTGGAAAAGCATTGGTTTACAGGCTTCTGCCACCTACCACGAGCAGGATGCCTTTTTTGGTCTCCGCGACTATCAGGCAGCTCACACCAGTGCATATTTCAACGGAATTTACCAGACCATGATTGGCACCACCGATCACGTTGTGAAAGGAGGTGTAAGCTTTCGTGGCGACGATTATCGCGAGTCGTTTACCGACTCAACTTTTAACCGTACTGAGATCATTCCAGGAGCCTTTGCCGAGTACGCCTGGACGCACAATGAAAAGTTCTCGCTGGTAGCGGGATTGCGGGCAGATTTCCACAACCTTTTCGGAACCATTGTGAGCCCCCGGCTTCATACCAAGTACAACCTTGGGCCTCTTTCGGTTCTCCGGTTTTCCGGAGGACGAGGCTTCAGAAGCCCGGTGCTGTTTGCTGAGAACATCAGCCCGTTGGTGAGTTCGAGGCAGGTGACGGTGGTGGAAACACCCCGGGCGGAAGTGTCGTGGAATACCGGCGTATCATTCCTGCAAAAATTCACCCTTGCTGGCATGGAGGGGCACGTAAACATAGACTACTTCTACACCTTTTTCGAAAACCAGCTGATTATTGACATGGATGAAAGTGCCCGGCAATTGATCTTCTACAATTTGGATGGACAGTCTTATTCGCATGCAGTTCAGGTGGACTTCCTTATTGAGCCTGTTGAGCGCTTCGAGGTAAAGCTCGCCTACAAGCACTACGAGGTGAAAACCACTTACCGCTCTCAGGGCCTGATTGACCGCCCGTTTGTTCCTCAGGACCGCGCGCTGATTAACCTTGCGTACAACACGCGCCACGACATCTGGAAGTTTGATATTACCACCAACTGGTTTGGCTCTGCCCGCATTCCCTCTACGGCCGAAAACCCTGTTGAGCACCAGCGCAGAACATCCTCACCCAGCTTCTTTATGCTGAGCGGACAAATTACACGCACTTTTAAGTTTGGCGAAATATACCTGGGAGGAGAAAACCTGAACAACTTCAGGCAGCCCAACCCCATTATTGATCCGCAAAACCCCTTTGGAGACATTTTTGATGCATCCATGATCTGGGGCCCTATCGCGGGTGCAATTGTTTACATTGGATTCAGAACAACATTTTAAAACCCAAAAAACCATGAAAACCCTAACAACCTTTGTCTTCCTGTTTGCTTTCGGCATTGCCACAGTAGCGCAGGGCAACGACGACAAGTTCGCAACTCTTCAAATAGAAACTTCAGCCGTGTGCGACATGTGCGTAGCTACTATTGAAAAAGGTTTTGCGTTCGAGAAAGGTGTGAAAAACGCCTCGGTAAATCTCGGTGAAAACACCGTCTCCGTAACCTACCGTAAAAGTAAAACCGACCCCGAAGCCTTGCGCAGTGCTCTGTTGAAAATGGGCTATGCTGCCGATGGTGTGCTTCCCGACAAAAAGGACTACGACAACCTTCACCACTGCTGCAAAGCAGATTTGCCTTTTCACGACCATGGCGATCATTAAACCGGTAAGGGG
This window contains:
- a CDS encoding TonB-dependent receptor, whose amino-acid sequence is MISKILTSLPALCFALAMHGQSNIQGVVSGMEDNESTPLPGASVYWVNQSGGTTTDESGRFTLSAPANLPERLVVSYVGFQNDTILVHDVGQSITVTLSAAVTLREAEVVSRQKAVSMSTMETVNTVHLSREHLQKAACCNLSESFETDASIDVVENDAVAGTRKILMLGLDGTYSQILFEGIPLIRGLQSTYGLTYIPGTWIESIQVSKGAGSVVNGFESMTGQINLEYWKPENHDQGRAFFNAYANHMGRLEGNGYLRQKINDKWSTMLLAHGRTSLMRINNNDNGFMDMPMDNEIQVLNRWKYQSTRRESVFGVRFLTDDKFGGQVQFDPRTNRLDQPWYGMQVRTRLISGFGKSGFLFPETPWKSIGLQASATYHEQDAFFGLRDYQAAHTSAYFNGIYQTMIGTTDHVVKGGVSFRGDDYRESFTDSTFNRTEIIPGAFAEYAWTHNEKFSLVAGLRADFHNLFGTIVSPRLHTKYNLGPLSVLRFSGGRGFRSPVLFAENISPLVSSRQVTVVETPRAEVSWNTGVSFLQKFTLAGMEGHVNIDYFYTFFENQLIIDMDESARQLIFYNLDGQSYSHAVQVDFLIEPVERFEVKLAYKHYEVKTTYRSQGLIDRPFVPQDRALINLAYNTRHDIWKFDITTNWFGSARIPSTAENPVEHQRRTSSPSFFMLSGQITRTFKFGEIYLGGENLNNFRQPNPIIDPQNPFGDIFDASMIWGPIAGAIVYIGFRTTF
- a CDS encoding heavy-metal-associated domain-containing protein produces the protein MDSEQHFKTQKTMKTLTTFVFLFAFGIATVAQGNDDKFATLQIETSAVCDMCVATIEKGFAFEKGVKNASVNLGENTVSVTYRKSKTDPEALRSALLKMGYAADGVLPDKKDYDNLHHCCKADLPFHDHGDH